One stretch of Leadbetterella byssophila DSM 17132 DNA includes these proteins:
- the kdsA gene encoding 3-deoxy-8-phosphooctulonate synthase — protein sequence MQLFLDKLQKYNSGNFFLMAGPCAIEGRDIALSIAEKIVSLTQKYEIPYIFKGSYRKANRTKANSFTGIGDEKALKILKEVSDTFGVPVVTDIHESHEAAMAAEYVDVLQIPAFLCRQTELLEAAAKTGKAVNIKKGQFLSGASMGFAVEKIKSVNPDAPTILTDRGNSFGYSDLVVDYRNLVEMAKFEVPVVMDCTHSLQKPNQTSGITGGDPTMISTIAKAAIAVGADGLFIETHPDPKNAKSDGANMLHLDNLENLLQDLVRIRQAVR from the coding sequence ATGCAATTATTCCTAGATAAGTTACAAAAATATAATTCCGGCAACTTCTTCCTGATGGCCGGTCCTTGTGCCATAGAAGGACGCGATATCGCCCTCAGTATAGCTGAAAAAATCGTTTCTTTGACGCAGAAATACGAGATTCCTTACATTTTTAAGGGTTCCTATAGAAAAGCTAACCGAACCAAAGCCAATAGCTTTACGGGTATAGGTGATGAAAAGGCATTAAAAATTTTAAAAGAAGTTAGTGACACCTTCGGAGTGCCGGTAGTTACTGATATTCATGAATCGCATGAAGCCGCCATGGCCGCAGAATATGTAGATGTGCTGCAGATTCCCGCATTCCTTTGTCGCCAAACCGAACTTCTAGAAGCCGCGGCGAAAACCGGTAAAGCCGTGAACATCAAAAAAGGGCAATTCCTTTCCGGAGCTTCTATGGGCTTTGCGGTAGAGAAGATCAAAAGTGTTAACCCAGACGCTCCTACCATCTTAACGGATAGAGGAAACTCCTTCGGTTACTCTGACCTTGTAGTAGATTACAGAAATCTAGTAGAAATGGCTAAGTTTGAAGTTCCGGTAGTGATGGACTGTACCCACTCTCTACAGAAACCCAATCAAACTTCCGGAATTACGGGCGGAGATCCTACCATGATCTCAACTATAGCCAAGGCAGCCATCGCCGTAGGTGCTGACGGGCTATTCATTGAGACTCACCCGGATCCGAAAAATGCTAAATCAGACGGAGCTAACATGCTGCATCTGGATAATTTAGAGAATCTTTTGCAGGATTTGGTCAGGATCAGACAAGCCGTAAGGTAG
- a CDS encoding TolC family protein, whose protein sequence is MKYLYVILLLGLTQSLSAQTSFTLKECIEFALKNNITVKQAEAAVDNSENLLNQSKAQRLPSVNGFLSGNGNTGRNVDPFTNGIVTQTIGTNNMGIGLQLPIYQGNRLKNAVERDKLNWEATNYDVQAQRNNIALQVAVAYLNVLSAEDLIEVSKKQLEVTQLQFERTTKLIEAGALPETNLYDLEGQRANDELSLINAENNRESAFLALKRTMNAPLEMMFSVVKSEVPEPEILGQEASASSIYQTAVSFLPEVKAGKIRMNAADRNIAIAKGLGLPTLSLSTNWGTAYSSVAKRAGEMTNGSRQIPITAEFQGQIVPLVINWPETNYTMENIPYFNQLGNNQNWSLGLSLNIPIFNRFNTKYQTQAAKIQKKQTDLQNQATDIQIKQNIDQAYIDMLNAKKKYTATLAQTEALNKAFIAAEKRYNAGAGTYVDYNLAKTNLDRANANLIIAKYDFIFKTKVLDFYQNKPLEF, encoded by the coding sequence ATGAAGTATCTGTATGTTATTCTTCTGCTTGGCCTTACCCAAAGCCTATCAGCCCAAACCTCCTTCACTTTGAAAGAGTGCATCGAGTTTGCTCTGAAAAACAATATCACGGTCAAACAAGCAGAAGCTGCTGTGGATAACAGCGAAAACCTACTAAATCAATCCAAAGCTCAACGCCTACCCTCCGTTAACGGTTTTCTGAGTGGAAACGGGAATACCGGTAGAAACGTAGATCCGTTCACTAACGGTATTGTTACTCAAACCATTGGTACCAATAACATGGGAATAGGCTTACAGTTGCCTATCTATCAAGGTAACCGACTAAAAAATGCCGTAGAAAGAGACAAACTCAACTGGGAGGCAACGAACTATGACGTTCAGGCCCAAAGAAATAACATAGCCCTGCAGGTAGCCGTAGCTTACCTGAACGTTCTATCTGCAGAAGACCTCATTGAGGTTTCAAAGAAGCAGTTAGAAGTTACCCAATTACAATTTGAAAGAACTACCAAATTAATAGAAGCCGGAGCACTACCTGAAACAAATCTCTATGATTTAGAAGGCCAAAGAGCGAATGACGAGCTGTCTTTAATCAATGCAGAAAACAATAGAGAATCTGCATTCTTGGCTCTAAAGAGAACCATGAATGCTCCGCTAGAGATGATGTTCTCTGTAGTAAAATCTGAAGTTCCGGAACCGGAAATCCTAGGACAAGAAGCCTCTGCCTCCTCCATTTATCAAACAGCCGTGAGCTTCCTGCCGGAAGTGAAAGCCGGAAAGATCCGTATGAATGCTGCAGATAGAAATATCGCTATAGCGAAGGGGCTTGGCTTACCTACTTTAAGCTTGAGTACCAACTGGGGAACAGCCTATTCAAGTGTAGCAAAAAGAGCCGGTGAAATGACGAATGGTTCTCGCCAAATTCCTATTACTGCTGAGTTCCAGGGACAAATCGTACCTTTGGTGATCAACTGGCCAGAGACAAACTACACCATGGAAAATATCCCATACTTTAATCAGCTAGGAAATAACCAAAACTGGAGCTTGGGACTCTCTCTAAACATCCCTATCTTCAATAGATTTAATACCAAGTATCAGACTCAGGCTGCGAAAATTCAAAAGAAACAAACGGATTTGCAAAACCAAGCCACGGATATCCAAATCAAACAAAACATTGATCAAGCCTATATCGATATGCTAAATGCCAAAAAGAAATATACGGCAACTTTAGCACAAACGGAGGCACTAAATAAAGCTTTCATTGCAGCAGAAAAACGCTATAATGCAGGTGCAGGCACATATGTTGATTATAACCTAGCGAAAACCAACTTGGATCGTGCCAATGCAAATTTGATTATTGCTAAATACGATTTTATATTCAAAACCAAAGTACTTGACTTTTATCAGAACAAACCCCTCGAATTCTAA
- a CDS encoding O-acetylhomoserine aminocarboxypropyltransferase/cysteine synthase family protein, whose product MKFETLQLHAGQVPDPATNARAVPIYQTTSYVFNSAEHGANLFALKEFGNIYSRIMNPTNDVFEKRMAALHGGVGALAVSSGHAAQFIAINNITSVGDNFVTTPYLYGGTFNQFKNSFKNIGVEARFAKDDKVESFESLIDEKTKLIYLETIGNPGYSVPDFEAFAALAKKYDLPLVVDNTFGAGGALFKPLQHGANVVVESATKWIGGHGTSIGGVIVDGGNYNWGNGKFPQFSQPSPSYHGLVFSEVFGVGGPFGNIQFIIRARVEGLRDWGPAASPFNSFLLLQGLETLSLRIERTNENAQKLAEWLKAHPAVKSVNYLGLPENPYHTLAKKYLERGFGGMLSFELHGDKAAAEKFVNSLKLISHLANVGDSKTLIIHPASTTHSQLSEAEQASAGVTPTGLRVSVGIEHIDDIIADIEQALQA is encoded by the coding sequence ATGAAATTCGAGACCCTACAGTTGCATGCCGGCCAAGTGCCTGATCCCGCTACAAACGCTAGAGCGGTGCCCATTTATCAAACCACTTCTTATGTATTCAACTCTGCGGAGCATGGTGCAAACCTCTTTGCATTGAAAGAATTCGGTAATATTTATAGCCGGATTATGAATCCTACAAACGATGTGTTTGAAAAGCGAATGGCCGCATTGCATGGTGGGGTAGGGGCATTGGCAGTTAGCTCCGGTCATGCAGCCCAGTTCATTGCCATCAATAATATCACTTCAGTAGGGGATAATTTTGTAACAACTCCTTATCTGTATGGGGGCACATTTAATCAGTTTAAGAATTCTTTCAAAAACATAGGAGTAGAAGCGCGTTTTGCGAAAGACGACAAGGTGGAAAGCTTTGAGTCTTTAATTGACGAGAAGACTAAGTTGATCTACTTAGAAACCATCGGTAACCCGGGATATAGTGTTCCTGATTTTGAGGCCTTTGCTGCACTTGCCAAGAAATATGATTTACCACTTGTGGTAGATAATACCTTTGGAGCCGGAGGGGCTTTGTTCAAGCCTTTACAGCACGGAGCAAATGTGGTAGTGGAATCTGCAACAAAATGGATTGGAGGACACGGTACATCCATAGGTGGAGTTATAGTGGACGGAGGAAATTACAATTGGGGAAATGGGAAGTTTCCACAGTTTAGTCAGCCTTCTCCTAGCTATCACGGACTAGTATTTAGTGAGGTTTTTGGAGTAGGTGGTCCATTTGGAAATATTCAGTTCATCATACGTGCCCGCGTAGAAGGTTTGAGAGATTGGGGTCCAGCTGCCAGTCCATTTAATTCTTTCCTTCTTCTACAAGGCCTTGAGACCTTATCATTACGTATAGAAAGGACGAATGAAAATGCCCAAAAACTAGCAGAATGGTTAAAAGCGCATCCGGCCGTCAAGAGTGTGAATTATCTGGGCTTGCCGGAAAATCCCTACCATACTTTGGCTAAGAAATACTTGGAAAGGGGATTTGGTGGAATGCTTTCCTTCGAACTACATGGAGATAAAGCCGCAGCTGAGAAGTTTGTGAACAGTTTAAAGCTGATCAGTCATTTGGCTAATGTTGGGGACTCTAAGACCTTGATTATACATCCTGCTTCTACTACTCATTCTCAGTTGAGTGAAGCAGAACAAGCTTCAGCAGGGGTAACTCCAACAGGCCTACGTGTATCTGTAGGCATTGAGCACATTGATGATATCATTGCAGATATAGAACAGGCATTACAAGCCTAA
- a CDS encoding serine hydrolase, protein MKRYLFLLLLLPFCGFGQLSSVEIDQLVEKTLKTFDVPGIAVAVIKDGQVVHAKGYGVRSLNTKQSVTADTKYGIASNSKAFTAAALGLLMEEGKLTWDSKVSDFIPEFKLYDPYVTAEFTIRDLLTHRSGLGLGAGDLMFWPDDNHFTKKDIIHNLRHLKPVSSFRTKYDYDNLLYIVAGEVIERVSGIKWEEFIQKRFLEPLGIPTAAPSFELLKDKSNVTDPHFYVDGKLSVIRRDWSPNANAAGGIYASVNDMSKWVLALLNNGKLGDKQILSPNTLREVWTPQTLMNAGNPGYYNTHFSAYGLGWVINDVKGYKQVSHTGGLAGIVTQTVLIPDLKLGILVYTNQQVGAAFASISNTIKDSYLGLKGQRDWVAYYDERVKAANKEADEIKAQVEAEISRAVGQKAPIDVQGTYVDPWFGEVEVKEEKGQLYFRSKMAPRISGPLYFYKGNTFIAKWEDRSMDADAYVIFGLDKEGKAETIKINAISPLTDFSFDFQDLNFSRKIWKEK, encoded by the coding sequence ATGAAAAGATATCTATTCCTCCTCCTTTTATTGCCGTTTTGTGGTTTTGGGCAGTTAAGTTCTGTTGAGATTGATCAGTTGGTAGAGAAAACCTTAAAGACCTTTGATGTGCCCGGTATAGCAGTGGCCGTGATTAAAGACGGTCAAGTGGTCCATGCTAAAGGGTATGGTGTTCGCTCCTTGAATACCAAACAATCCGTCACTGCCGATACCAAATATGGTATTGCTTCAAATTCAAAAGCTTTTACAGCTGCAGCTCTGGGTTTACTTATGGAAGAGGGGAAGCTTACCTGGGATTCCAAGGTGAGTGATTTTATACCGGAATTCAAGTTGTATGATCCCTACGTCACCGCAGAATTTACTATCCGCGATCTTCTGACTCATAGAAGTGGTTTGGGGCTAGGTGCCGGTGATTTGATGTTTTGGCCTGATGATAATCATTTCACCAAAAAAGATATTATTCATAACCTAAGACATCTGAAGCCGGTGTCTTCTTTCCGTACTAAGTACGACTATGATAACCTCCTATACATTGTGGCAGGGGAAGTAATTGAAAGAGTTAGCGGCATAAAATGGGAAGAGTTTATTCAAAAGAGATTTTTGGAGCCCCTAGGCATTCCTACAGCAGCACCGTCCTTTGAACTCTTGAAAGATAAATCTAATGTAACAGATCCCCATTTTTACGTGGATGGTAAATTATCAGTGATAAGGAGGGATTGGTCCCCTAATGCTAATGCAGCTGGGGGTATTTATGCCTCAGTTAATGATATGTCCAAATGGGTCCTTGCCCTTCTTAACAACGGAAAGTTAGGAGATAAACAGATCCTAAGTCCCAATACCTTACGTGAGGTTTGGACCCCGCAAACGCTTATGAATGCGGGTAATCCGGGATATTATAATACCCATTTCTCGGCATACGGTTTAGGTTGGGTGATCAATGATGTTAAAGGCTACAAGCAAGTGAGCCATACAGGAGGATTAGCAGGGATTGTTACACAAACGGTACTTATACCGGATCTTAAGTTGGGGATTTTAGTTTATACTAACCAACAAGTAGGCGCTGCTTTTGCATCCATCTCCAATACCATTAAGGATAGTTATTTAGGACTTAAAGGTCAAAGGGATTGGGTGGCTTATTATGACGAAAGAGTTAAAGCTGCTAATAAGGAAGCGGATGAGATCAAAGCTCAGGTTGAGGCAGAGATCAGTAGGGCAGTTGGACAGAAAGCACCCATTGACGTGCAAGGTACTTATGTGGATCCTTGGTTTGGAGAGGTAGAAGTTAAAGAAGAAAAGGGACAGTTGTATTTCCGTTCCAAAATGGCACCTAGAATTTCCGGTCCCCTATATTTCTATAAAGGCAATACCTTTATAGCCAAATGGGAAGATCGATCCATGGATGCTGATGCCTATGTTATCTTTGGATTGGACAAGGAAGGAAAGGCCGAAACCATCAAGATAAATGCCATTTCTCCACTAACAGATTTTAGTTTTGACTTCCAAGACCTGAATTTTTCTAGAAAGATTTGGAAAGAAAAATGA
- a CDS encoding helix-turn-helix transcriptional regulator, which yields MLRLPSEISSQPFESLKFRENTFVAFRSNLYPFNNQVFFEENTVIYILEGDKIFRSELTEFKVKKGDILFIRKGYYLYSESTNATYKSLVFFIDSPLIKEFVNQHADLLREGPPRQSPSWVMKLTSDESFGKFVESVLPYFRTDTEYLDHFLRLKAQELLLHLINTDKKGDFRKFLLENFSGKKIDLDYVLNTFYLKNLSLSDLAKISGRSLSSFKREFVAKYGESPASKIRSLRLDHAHFLLKNKLNTVEEVAEAIGYDSVPHFIKSFKEKFGTTPKKI from the coding sequence ATGTTAAGATTACCCTCCGAAATATCTTCACAGCCCTTTGAGTCGCTGAAGTTCCGCGAAAACACCTTCGTGGCATTCCGGAGTAATCTTTACCCTTTTAACAACCAGGTCTTCTTCGAGGAGAATACCGTTATATATATATTGGAAGGCGACAAGATCTTTCGCTCTGAATTAACAGAATTCAAGGTTAAAAAGGGGGACATCCTTTTTATACGTAAAGGCTATTACCTCTACTCAGAATCTACCAATGCCACCTACAAAAGCCTGGTCTTCTTCATTGATAGTCCACTCATCAAGGAATTCGTCAATCAACATGCTGACCTGCTCCGCGAAGGCCCTCCTCGTCAATCCCCCTCCTGGGTAATGAAATTAACCTCGGACGAGTCCTTTGGAAAGTTCGTGGAATCCGTTCTTCCCTACTTCCGCACAGACACGGAGTATTTGGATCACTTCTTAAGACTAAAAGCCCAAGAACTGCTCTTGCATTTGATTAACACAGATAAAAAAGGTGATTTCAGGAAATTCTTGTTGGAAAACTTCTCAGGAAAAAAGATCGACTTGGATTATGTCCTTAATACCTTTTATCTCAAGAATCTTTCCCTCTCTGACCTCGCCAAGATTTCAGGAAGAAGCCTCTCCTCCTTTAAAAGGGAGTTTGTAGCTAAATATGGAGAGTCTCCAGCTTCAAAGATTCGCTCCCTCAGATTGGACCATGCGCACTTCCTTTTAAAGAATAAATTAAATACCGTGGAAGAAGTTGCCGAGGCCATAGGGTACGATTCTGTGCCTCACTTTATCAAGTCTTTTAAGGAGAAATTTGGCACCACTCCTAAAAAGATCTGA
- a CDS encoding 1-deoxy-D-xylulose-5-phosphate reductoisomerase, which yields MKKNIAILGSTGSIGTQALEVIASHPDLFEVEVLTAQKNANLLIQQAVQFKPNVVVIGDEHLYDKVHSALDPLDIKVYSGANALKSVVENENVHVVLTALVGYSGLLPTIHAIKAGKTIALANKETLVVAGDLITGLAIEHKVDILPVDSEHSAIFQCLVGEYYNPIEKIILTASGGPFRGKDLEYLKQVTKIQALKHPNWDMGAKITIDSASLMNKGLEVIEAKWLFDLRPDQIDVVVHPQSIIHSMVQFEDGSIKAQMGLPDMKLPIQYALGFPKRIKNNFERFDFLKYPQLTFEAPDLKTFKNLDMAYHSLRKGGNMPCILNAANEIAVEAFLQDKISFPGMSDLIAHCLEKISYVGKPDLETYIETDQETRRIALEQVS from the coding sequence ATGAAGAAAAACATTGCAATACTCGGGTCCACTGGCTCCATTGGCACGCAAGCCTTGGAGGTGATCGCTTCGCATCCTGACCTCTTTGAGGTGGAAGTGTTGACCGCCCAAAAGAACGCAAATCTTCTGATTCAACAAGCGGTGCAGTTTAAACCTAACGTAGTGGTCATCGGTGATGAGCATCTGTACGACAAGGTTCATTCTGCTTTAGACCCTCTAGACATCAAGGTATATAGCGGAGCTAATGCCCTGAAATCTGTAGTGGAAAACGAGAACGTGCACGTAGTCTTGACGGCATTAGTGGGCTATAGCGGACTTTTGCCTACTATTCATGCCATCAAAGCGGGAAAAACTATTGCCCTTGCTAATAAGGAAACCTTAGTAGTGGCAGGTGACCTGATAACGGGTTTGGCCATAGAACATAAAGTAGATATTCTACCGGTAGATTCTGAGCACTCTGCCATTTTTCAATGTTTAGTAGGAGAATATTATAACCCTATTGAAAAGATTATCCTCACGGCCTCAGGAGGACCTTTTAGAGGCAAGGATCTGGAATACCTTAAACAGGTGACTAAGATTCAAGCGCTGAAGCATCCCAACTGGGACATGGGGGCTAAGATCACCATTGACTCTGCCAGCCTCATGAACAAAGGTCTTGAGGTGATAGAAGCCAAATGGCTGTTTGATCTACGTCCGGACCAAATAGACGTGGTAGTACACCCCCAAAGTATTATCCACTCAATGGTTCAATTTGAAGATGGAAGCATTAAAGCGCAGATGGGACTTCCGGATATGAAGTTACCCATTCAGTATGCCTTAGGATTCCCTAAAAGAATCAAGAACAACTTTGAACGATTTGATTTCCTCAAATATCCTCAGCTTACCTTTGAAGCACCGGATCTAAAAACGTTCAAGAACTTGGATATGGCCTACCACTCCCTTAGAAAAGGAGGAAATATGCCATGTATTTTAAATGCAGCGAATGAAATTGCCGTAGAAGCTTTTCTGCAAGACAAAATTAGTTTCCCCGGCATGTCAGATCTCATCGCTCATTGCCTTGAAAAGATTTCCTATGTAGGAAAACCTGACCTGGAAACATACATAGAAACCGATCAAGAAACACGGCGAATAGCCTTAGAACAAGTATCATGA
- a CDS encoding RluA family pseudouridine synthase, producing the protein MKPFHVIYEDNHLIVVNKAAGVLVHSDSTGDKTLEDYVKEYIKDKYNKPGEVFLGTVHRLDRPVSGVVIFARTSKALTRMNELFKKRQIQKTYWAITMRKPEKKSGRLTHWLRKDSVQNKTEAFESEVEGAQRADLDYRYVGTLNKHHLIEVNPITGRPHQIRVQLASMGTPIKGDVKYGSPKGNADGSIFLHARRVYFIHPVKKEPLVIKAPVPPNAFWEEFLELDKEEYKEDTLKYLY; encoded by the coding sequence ATGAAACCATTTCACGTCATATACGAGGACAATCACCTCATAGTAGTAAACAAGGCTGCAGGTGTCCTGGTGCATTCGGATAGCACCGGTGATAAGACCCTGGAAGACTACGTAAAAGAATATATTAAGGACAAGTACAACAAGCCCGGGGAAGTATTCTTAGGCACTGTACATCGCCTGGATCGCCCAGTGAGTGGGGTTGTCATCTTTGCCAGAACATCAAAAGCTCTGACCCGTATGAACGAATTGTTCAAAAAGCGTCAGATCCAAAAGACCTATTGGGCCATTACCATGCGTAAACCGGAAAAGAAATCCGGAAGATTGACCCACTGGTTAAGAAAAGATTCGGTACAGAACAAAACAGAAGCCTTTGAATCTGAGGTAGAAGGAGCACAGCGTGCAGATTTGGACTACAGATACGTAGGAACTCTAAATAAACACCACCTGATTGAAGTAAATCCTATTACCGGTAGACCACATCAGATTCGTGTTCAGTTAGCCAGTATGGGTACTCCTATAAAAGGGGATGTAAAATATGGCTCTCCGAAAGGAAATGCAGATGGATCTATTTTCTTGCACGCCCGAAGAGTATATTTCATTCATCCGGTGAAGAAGGAACCATTAGTGATCAAAGCTCCGGTTCCACCGAATGCTTTCTGGGAGGAATTCCTGGAATTAGATAAAGAAGAATATAAAGAAGACACGCTCAAGTACCTCTACTGA
- the tuf gene encoding elongation factor Tu → MAKENFDRSKPHVNIGTIGHVDHGKTTLTAAISTVLANKGLAQKRDFSSIDNAPEEKERGITINTSHVEYETANRHYAHVDCPGHADYVKNMVTGAAQMDGAIIVVAATDGPMPQTREHILLARQVGVPQLVVFMNKVDLVDDPELLDLVEMEIRELLSFYGFDGDNIPVIQGSALGGLNGEPQWVAKIDELMDAVDNWIPLPARATDKPFLMPVEDVFSITGRGTVATGRIETGVINSGDPVDILGMGAEGLKSTVTGVEMFRKILDRGEAGDNVGLLLRGIDKDQIRRGMVICKPGSVKPHTKFKAEVYVLSKEEGGRHTPFFNKYRPQFYFRTTDVTGEIFLPENIEMVMPGDNVTIEVHLINAIAMDKGLRFAIREGGRTVGAGQVTEIIE, encoded by the coding sequence ATGGCAAAAGAAAATTTTGACCGTAGTAAGCCTCACGTGAATATTGGTACTATCGGTCACGTTGACCACGGTAAAACTACTCTTACTGCTGCTATCTCTACCGTTCTTGCGAACAAAGGTTTAGCTCAGAAGAGAGATTTCTCGTCAATTGACAATGCTCCTGAAGAAAAAGAGCGTGGTATCACTATCAACACTTCACACGTGGAGTATGAAACTGCTAACCGTCACTATGCTCACGTTGACTGTCCTGGTCACGCTGACTACGTGAAAAACATGGTTACAGGTGCTGCTCAGATGGACGGTGCGATCATCGTAGTTGCAGCTACTGACGGTCCTATGCCACAAACTCGTGAGCACATCCTTCTTGCACGTCAGGTAGGTGTACCTCAACTTGTTGTATTTATGAACAAAGTTGACCTTGTAGATGATCCAGAACTTTTAGATCTTGTTGAAATGGAGATCAGAGAGTTGTTGTCATTCTACGGTTTTGATGGTGATAATATTCCTGTGATTCAAGGTTCAGCTCTTGGTGGCTTGAATGGAGAGCCTCAGTGGGTAGCTAAAATCGATGAGTTGATGGATGCAGTTGATAACTGGATTCCACTTCCTGCGAGAGCTACTGATAAGCCATTCCTAATGCCAGTTGAAGACGTATTCTCGATCACTGGTCGTGGTACTGTTGCTACTGGTCGTATCGAAACAGGTGTTATCAACTCTGGTGATCCTGTTGATATCTTAGGTATGGGTGCTGAAGGTTTGAAATCTACAGTAACAGGTGTGGAAATGTTCCGTAAGATCCTTGACAGAGGTGAGGCTGGTGATAACGTAGGTCTACTTCTAAGAGGTATTGATAAAGATCAAATCCGTCGTGGTATGGTAATCTGTAAACCAGGTTCTGTTAAGCCACACACTAAATTCAAAGCTGAGGTTTACGTATTGTCTAAAGAAGAAGGTGGTCGTCACACTCCATTCTTCAACAAATACCGTCCTCAATTCTACTTCAGAACCACTGACGTTACTGGTGAGATCTTCTTACCTGAGAACATCGAAATGGTAATGCCTGGTGATAACGTGACTATCGAAGTACACTTGATCAACGCTATTGCGATGGATAAAGGTCTTCGTTTCGCGATCCGTGAAGGTGGTCGTACAGTAGGTGCTGGTCAGGTAACTGAAATCATCGAATAA
- a CDS encoding DUF3127 domain-containing protein produces MRIFVLTKVSIMEVTGSIKVINPEQQVSPSFKKRELVVTTEDQYPQHILIEFTQGNTDLLNDYNVGDSVRVSINLRGREWVNPQGETRYFNSIQGWRIERVGGEVSGASASSMPSTPVPSSLEGEDDLPF; encoded by the coding sequence ATGCGTATATTTGTACTCACAAAAGTAAGTATAATGGAAGTTACAGGAAGCATAAAGGTAATCAATCCGGAGCAGCAGGTAAGCCCATCTTTTAAGAAGAGGGAGTTAGTGGTGACTACGGAGGATCAATACCCACAGCATATCTTAATAGAGTTCACTCAGGGGAACACGGATTTATTAAATGACTATAATGTGGGGGATTCCGTAAGGGTATCCATTAACTTAAGAGGACGTGAGTGGGTAAATCCACAGGGCGAGACTCGTTATTTTAATAGTATTCAGGGTTGGAGAATTGAGAGAGTAGGAGGTGAGGTTAGTGGAGCTAGTGCTTCATCTATGCCATCTACACCTGTTCCAAGTTCTTTAGAAGGCGAAGACGATTTGCCGTTCTAA